One stretch of Candidatus Sulfotelmatobacter sp. DNA includes these proteins:
- a CDS encoding CVNH domain-containing protein, protein MKSILTGALAALTLIAASFGPAVAQPYPPGSYQASCTGIHVRNGLLVAHCTAANGAVVRSTIPLGRCGGGPVANNNGRLVCGGGAVGYVPPGSYQQSCQNAHMENGLLVAMCNRAGGGLRRSQIDPRRCRGANIVNSNGRLVCG, encoded by the coding sequence ATGAAAAGCATTCTTACCGGCGCCCTTGCGGCGTTGACGCTCATCGCGGCGTCGTTCGGTCCCGCCGTCGCGCAGCCGTATCCGCCCGGCTCGTACCAAGCCTCGTGCACGGGGATCCACGTCCGCAACGGCCTGCTGGTGGCGCACTGTACGGCCGCCAACGGCGCCGTCGTGCGCAGCACCATCCCGCTCGGACGCTGCGGCGGCGGACCCGTCGCCAACAACAACGGCCGGCTGGTCTGCGGCGGCGGCGCGGTGGGCTACGTCCCGCCGGGCTCGTATCAGCAGAGCTGCCAGAACGCGCACATGGAGAACGGCTTGCTGGTCGCGATGTGCAACCGCGCCGGCGGGGGCCTACGGCGCTCGCAGATCGACCCGCGGCGCTGCCGCGGCGCGAACATCGTCAACAGCAACGGACGTCTAGTCTGCGGCTGA
- a CDS encoding DMT family transporter: MSRPLGTLAALFYIFLWASAYVPSKVGVLGSSPLWFLVVRFATAGSLAVLLALALRAPFPRTRRAWLTVVVLGVLGNAIYLGCTYEALRHLASGLGAIVASTNPLVLALVAPWALREPLSVGKVAGLVLGFGGVLAIVLVRAGSGTAEPRDVALAFVGVLASVAATIVYKRWTTALDLRAVTGLQLLAAGVVVLPLAVLTEGAPHAHWSWQLIVSFVYVVLVMSIGASLLWFWLLTHGEASRVSAYYFLTPVFGLALSALLLHEPVYWRDLIGLLAVAAGITLVQRSVPGATRS, translated from the coding sequence GTGAGCCGACCGCTCGGCACCCTCGCGGCGCTGTTCTACATCTTCCTCTGGGCGTCGGCGTACGTGCCGAGCAAGGTCGGCGTCCTGGGCTCCTCGCCGCTGTGGTTCTTGGTCGTGCGCTTCGCGACGGCCGGTTCGCTCGCGGTCCTGCTGGCGCTGGCGCTGCGCGCGCCGTTCCCGCGGACCCGACGCGCCTGGCTGACGGTGGTCGTCTTGGGGGTGCTCGGCAACGCGATCTACCTGGGCTGCACGTACGAAGCGCTGCGCCACCTGGCTTCAGGCCTCGGCGCGATCGTCGCTTCGACGAACCCGCTCGTACTGGCGCTGGTCGCGCCGTGGGCGCTGCGCGAGCCGCTCTCGGTCGGGAAAGTCGCGGGACTGGTGCTCGGATTCGGCGGCGTGCTGGCCATCGTGCTGGTGCGGGCCGGCAGCGGGACGGCCGAGCCGCGCGACGTCGCGCTGGCGTTCGTCGGCGTGCTGGCCAGCGTCGCGGCGACGATCGTCTACAAGCGCTGGACGACCGCGCTCGACCTGCGCGCCGTCACCGGTCTACAGCTGCTGGCGGCCGGCGTCGTCGTCCTACCGCTGGCGGTGCTGACCGAGGGCGCGCCGCATGCGCACTGGTCCTGGCAGCTGATCGTCTCGTTCGTCTACGTCGTGCTGGTGATGTCGATCGGCGCCTCGCTGCTGTGGTTCTGGCTGCTCACCCACGGCGAGGCGTCGCGTGTAAGCGCCTACTACTTCTTGACCCCGGTCTTCGGCCTGGCGCTCTCGGCGCTGCTGCTGCACGAACCGGTCTACTGGCGCGACCTGATCGGCCTGCTGGCCGTGGCTGCCGGCATCACCCTGGTGCAGCGCTCGGTTCCCGGGGCGACCCGGTCGTAA
- a CDS encoding SpoIIE family protein phosphatase gives MASGLATDAIQRRLAMLVRAGELFHRSLDLDETLSNVAHTAVESFAELCLFDLIDEKTGRLYVSVGAHRDPEIESSLKAMVTPLLQSETRGVHPARYVASTGDSFFVPVFDERTLLEHASSDPHEAFMRLMGYRSKIVVPVVAEEAIFGALTFVRTDCTDPFEVGDLEAAQELGRRAGLAVANAKRYRREQHVAETLQRTFLNDELPQTARLQFNAIYQPAHVDSALGGDWYDAFVSDGRIVLTIGDVTGKGIEAARLMVQLRQWIRLAAVVTMDPAGMLRLLNRAMIGEGRDELATAFVAVVDEAGRTIRYASAGHPPPIVKPHVGAPFPLPAASCVPLGIASDSEYVSLETPLDEVALLVGYTDGLTEVDRDPIAGQDAVEALLAGDEALHAANPARFVNRLVTLRQARDDVAILSMAVGRTRRWAFDVSDSAAAYAIKRDFVAAIREEYGPSANLEACELIFSELVGNVLRYAPGRLSLALSVDERGVWLHVMDDGVGFEGLPSLPGDIWSESGRGLFLVAALAADVTIRRLPVFGTYVKALLPKHA, from the coding sequence GTGGCCTCCGGGCTCGCCACTGATGCCATCCAGCGCCGCCTGGCGATGCTGGTGCGCGCCGGGGAGCTCTTTCATCGCTCCCTCGATCTCGACGAGACGCTCTCCAACGTGGCGCATACCGCGGTCGAGTCGTTCGCGGAACTGTGCCTGTTCGATCTGATCGACGAGAAGACGGGCCGCCTCTACGTCAGCGTCGGCGCCCACCGCGACCCCGAGATCGAGTCCTCGCTCAAGGCGATGGTGACGCCTCTCTTGCAGTCGGAGACGCGCGGCGTTCATCCGGCGCGCTACGTCGCGAGCACCGGCGACTCGTTCTTCGTCCCCGTCTTCGACGAGCGCACGTTGCTCGAGCACGCCTCGTCCGATCCGCACGAAGCCTTCATGCGGCTGATGGGCTATCGTTCGAAGATCGTCGTGCCGGTCGTCGCCGAAGAAGCGATCTTCGGTGCGCTCACGTTCGTACGCACCGACTGCACCGATCCGTTCGAAGTGGGCGACCTGGAAGCGGCGCAGGAGTTGGGGCGCCGTGCGGGGCTGGCCGTCGCCAACGCGAAGCGCTATCGCCGCGAGCAGCACGTCGCCGAAACGTTGCAGCGCACGTTCCTCAACGACGAGCTGCCGCAGACGGCACGCTTGCAATTCAATGCGATCTATCAGCCCGCGCACGTCGACAGCGCGCTCGGCGGCGACTGGTACGACGCGTTCGTGAGCGATGGACGCATCGTGCTCACGATCGGCGACGTCACCGGCAAGGGCATCGAGGCGGCGCGCCTGATGGTGCAGCTGCGGCAGTGGATTCGTCTCGCCGCGGTCGTCACGATGGATCCGGCCGGAATGTTACGACTGCTCAACCGCGCGATGATCGGCGAGGGCCGTGACGAGCTGGCGACCGCGTTCGTGGCCGTCGTCGACGAGGCAGGGCGCACGATCCGCTACGCGTCCGCGGGACACCCGCCGCCGATCGTCAAGCCGCACGTCGGCGCGCCGTTCCCACTGCCGGCCGCGAGCTGCGTGCCGCTGGGCATCGCGTCCGACAGCGAATACGTTTCCCTCGAGACTCCGCTCGACGAGGTCGCGCTGCTGGTCGGCTATACGGACGGGCTGACCGAGGTCGACCGCGATCCGATCGCCGGCCAGGACGCCGTCGAGGCGCTGCTCGCCGGCGACGAGGCACTGCACGCCGCGAACCCGGCCCGGTTCGTCAATCGTCTGGTCACCTTGCGGCAAGCGCGCGACGACGTCGCGATCCTCTCGATGGCGGTGGGGCGGACGCGCCGCTGGGCGTTCGACGTCAGCGATTCGGCCGCCGCCTACGCGATCAAGCGTGACTTCGTCGCCGCCATTCGCGAGGAGTACGGGCCGTCGGCGAATCTCGAAGCCTGCGAGCTGATCTTCAGCGAGCTGGTCGGCAACGTGTTGCGCTACGCGCCGGGCCGGCTGAGCCTGGCCCTCTCCGTCGACGAGCGCGGCGTGTGGCTCCACGTGATGGACGACGGTGTCGGCTTCGAGGGTCTCCCCTCGCTGCCGGGCGACATCTGGTCGGAATCCGGCCGTGGGCTGTTCCTGGTCGCGGCGCTGGCGGCCGACGTCACCATCCGCCGCTTGCCGGTATTCGGCACCTACGTGAAGGCGCTGCTGCCGAAGCACGCGTAG
- a CDS encoding nuclear transport factor 2 family protein, with product MSMSGVVSEGERDPRRTAQAWCEAWNRRDLDAVMSHYAADVVFTSPTVVTRWGHADGTLRGRDALREHFARGITAPNLRFTLQDVLRGVAETTVLYRRETGALVADANVYDVHGHIVRAVATYGEPDPSATLAGGLDHLVLNCTDVERTIAFYVDALGAELVHFGEGRRALRFGPQKINLHQLGNRWSPLAAVPTAGSADYCLVAAVGPDEVRARLEAAGVPIELGPVPKTGARGPITSHYVRDPDGNLVELGAYG from the coding sequence ATGAGCATGTCGGGAGTCGTCTCCGAGGGCGAGCGCGACCCGCGCCGCACGGCGCAGGCGTGGTGCGAGGCCTGGAACCGCCGTGACCTCGATGCGGTGATGAGCCACTACGCCGCCGACGTCGTCTTCACGTCGCCCACCGTCGTCACGCGCTGGGGACACGCGGACGGAACGTTGCGCGGCCGCGACGCGCTGCGCGAGCACTTCGCGCGCGGCATCACCGCGCCGAACCTGCGCTTCACGCTGCAGGACGTGCTGCGCGGCGTGGCCGAGACGACGGTCCTCTACCGGCGCGAAACGGGCGCGCTGGTCGCCGACGCCAACGTGTACGACGTGCACGGCCACATCGTGCGCGCCGTCGCGACCTACGGCGAGCCGGATCCGAGCGCGACGCTCGCCGGCGGCCTCGACCATCTCGTGCTCAACTGCACCGACGTCGAGCGCACGATCGCGTTCTACGTCGACGCGCTGGGCGCGGAGCTGGTGCATTTCGGCGAAGGCCGCCGCGCACTGCGCTTCGGCCCGCAGAAGATCAACCTGCATCAGCTGGGCAACCGATGGTCGCCGTTGGCCGCCGTGCCGACCGCCGGCTCGGCCGACTATTGCCTGGTCGCCGCGGTCGGGCCCGACGAGGTGCGGGCGCGGCTCGAAGCCGCCGGGGTGCCGATCGAGCTCGGCCCGGTCCCGAAGACGGGCGCCCGCGGGCCGATCACCTCGCACTACGTGCGCGATCCCGACGGCAACCTGGTCGAGCTGGGCGCCTACGGCTGA
- a CDS encoding site-specific DNA-methyltransferase — MRTARTTPATFSDEIHCADILALAATLPRGHVQTVVTSPPYFRLRDYGTNGQLGSETSPDRYVEHLVEVFRRLRPALRDDGTLWLNLGDVSTDAGLLGLPWRVALALVADGWRLISDVIWHKPNAMPSSSTRRPTVDHEYVFLLGASAQYYYDADAIREPHKTFSPESKMRGGRAHLEPGGRTPANGKFAGRQGLHSGAWDTAFHPKGRNKRTVWSVPLSKFRGAHFAVFPEGLITPCILATSRPGDLVLDPFLGSGTTALVAKRLGRRYLGVELNADYCAMAERRLAADATERA, encoded by the coding sequence ATGCGGACCGCGCGGACGACGCCGGCGACGTTCAGCGACGAGATCCACTGCGCCGACATCCTCGCGCTGGCGGCGACGCTCCCGCGCGGGCACGTCCAGACCGTCGTCACCAGCCCGCCCTACTTTCGCCTGCGCGACTACGGTACGAACGGGCAGCTCGGTTCCGAGACCAGCCCGGACCGGTACGTCGAGCACCTCGTCGAGGTGTTCCGGCGGTTGCGTCCGGCGCTGCGAGACGATGGGACGTTGTGGTTGAACCTCGGCGACGTCTCGACGGACGCGGGGCTGCTCGGGCTGCCGTGGCGCGTCGCGCTCGCGCTCGTCGCCGATGGCTGGCGGCTGATCTCCGACGTCATCTGGCACAAGCCCAACGCGATGCCTTCGTCGAGCACGCGCCGTCCGACGGTCGACCACGAGTACGTGTTTCTGCTCGGCGCGAGCGCGCAATACTACTACGACGCCGACGCGATCCGCGAGCCGCACAAGACGTTCTCGCCGGAGTCGAAGATGCGCGGCGGCCGCGCGCACTTAGAGCCCGGCGGGCGTACGCCGGCGAACGGCAAGTTCGCCGGCCGGCAAGGACTGCACAGCGGCGCCTGGGACACCGCCTTTCATCCCAAGGGGCGCAACAAGCGCACCGTGTGGAGCGTGCCGCTGAGCAAATTCCGCGGCGCGCATTTCGCGGTCTTCCCCGAAGGTCTGATCACACCGTGCATCCTGGCGACGAGCCGGCCCGGCGACCTCGTGCTCGACCCGTTCCTGGGCTCGGGGACGACGGCGCTGGTCGCCAAACGCCTCGGCCGCCGCTACCTCGGCGTCGAGCTCAACGCCGACTACTGCGCGATGGCCGAACGCCGCCTCGCTGCCGACGCAACGGAACGAGCATGA